In one window of Fictibacillus phosphorivorans DNA:
- the argS gene encoding arginine--tRNA ligase produces the protein MNGKHLFVAYLQDHIGTDLTFEQIEASIEKPKQIQLGDLAFPCFQLAKIFKKSPIEIAKELAQGNISGEFEKIEAVGSYVNVFLNKKAEALSLLTQILKEKEAYANHRFGHGKTILLDLSSPNIAKPFSMGHLRSTVIGSSIAAISEKCGYQTVKINYIGDWGTQFGKLISAYLKWGEENKVRNNPIEELTKLYVRFHEEAERDPSLNDEGRMWFKKLEDHDPKAKELWVWFKEVSLEAFQKIYELLDVQFDSYNGEAYFNDKIDASVKALQEKNLLELSEGAQVVRVGDDLPPCLIKKTDGATLYATRDITAAIYRKSTYDFTEALYVVGHEQSLHFEQVKRVLKKLGHVWADHMHHVPFGLILQNGKKMSTRKGKTVLLETVILEAVKLAEQNIRSKNPELHEIATVARQVGVGAVIFHDLKNEKGNDVEFSLEMMLKFEGDTGPYVQYTAARIQTLLNKGNFTGNVPQEFSIGSESWGILSVLSEFPEVVELAFHRKEPSIISKYVLKLSHKFNHYYAHVKILDSKETPERLALCAAVQIVLKEGLRLLGVQTPNKM, from the coding sequence ATGAACGGAAAACATTTATTTGTAGCTTACTTACAAGATCACATTGGTACTGACTTAACATTTGAACAAATTGAAGCCTCTATAGAAAAGCCTAAACAGATCCAACTTGGTGATCTAGCATTTCCATGTTTTCAGTTAGCTAAGATCTTTAAGAAATCTCCAATTGAAATCGCAAAAGAGTTAGCTCAAGGAAACATCTCAGGTGAGTTTGAGAAAATTGAAGCAGTGGGGAGCTATGTAAATGTTTTTTTAAATAAAAAAGCAGAAGCTCTATCGCTGCTGACGCAAATTTTAAAAGAGAAGGAAGCTTATGCAAACCATCGTTTCGGTCATGGAAAAACGATTCTTTTAGATCTTTCCTCACCAAACATCGCAAAGCCGTTCTCAATGGGACATCTACGCTCAACTGTAATTGGTTCCTCAATAGCTGCTATCAGCGAAAAATGCGGCTACCAGACAGTTAAAATAAATTATATAGGAGATTGGGGAACTCAGTTTGGAAAATTGATCTCAGCTTATTTAAAATGGGGTGAGGAAAATAAAGTACGAAATAATCCGATCGAAGAGCTAACTAAACTTTACGTACGTTTTCATGAAGAAGCTGAAAGAGACCCTTCGTTAAATGATGAAGGTAGAATGTGGTTTAAGAAATTAGAAGATCATGATCCAAAAGCTAAAGAACTTTGGGTCTGGTTTAAAGAAGTATCTTTAGAGGCTTTTCAGAAAATTTATGAGTTATTGGATGTCCAATTCGATTCCTATAACGGTGAAGCCTATTTTAACGATAAGATAGATGCTTCTGTAAAAGCACTGCAAGAAAAGAATCTGTTAGAACTCTCAGAAGGTGCTCAGGTTGTAAGGGTAGGTGATGATCTACCACCGTGTTTAATCAAAAAAACAGACGGTGCCACTCTCTATGCCACTCGTGACATTACAGCTGCTATCTATAGAAAGAGCACATATGACTTTACCGAAGCATTATATGTTGTCGGTCACGAACAATCTCTGCATTTTGAACAAGTGAAACGAGTCCTGAAAAAGCTCGGACATGTTTGGGCAGATCACATGCACCATGTTCCATTCGGGCTGATTTTACAGAACGGTAAGAAGATGAGTACTCGAAAAGGAAAAACAGTCCTATTAGAAACAGTTATTTTAGAAGCAGTTAAGTTAGCAGAACAAAATATTCGAAGTAAGAATCCTGAACTCCATGAAATAGCGACTGTCGCTCGTCAAGTAGGAGTGGGGGCTGTTATCTTTCATGATTTGAAAAATGAGAAGGGAAATGATGTGGAATTTTCGCTTGAGATGATGCTTAAATTCGAGGGCGACACAGGGCCGTATGTACAGTATACAGCAGCTAGAATTCAAACATTATTGAACAAAGGGAACTTTACCGGAAATGTTCCACAAGAGTTCTCTATCGGATCTGAAAGCTGGGGAATTCTATCTGTATTAAGCGAGTTTCCTGAAGTTGTTGAACTAGCGTTTCACAGAAAAGAACCTTCTATTATTTCAAAATATGTCTTAAAACTATCTCATAAGTTCAATCATTATTATGCTCATGTAAAAATCTTAGATAGTAAAGAAACGCCAGAACGATTAGCACTTTGTGCAGCAGTTCAGATCGTCCTGAAAGAAGGATTACGATTATTAGGCGTGCAAACACCGAATAAAATGTAA
- a CDS encoding nuclease-related domain-containing protein → MIKKPRTKPLKLLKLNAILQRLVHNHLKHGELQIEFARYSAGYRGEVALDYYLHDLDENSYFILHDLRLPRDREKKYYFQIDCLILHSSFGVLLEVKNLSGDLYFDHLFDQMKRTKNGVDETFPDPVSQVQQQKIYLESWLKKNQLPKIPLYSLVVLTNPKSFITLSPHYGKKAAQIIRTKSLANKVQQISTYHQEILTKKDLSKITTKLFKQHERHSPDLLKTYNINHTDIITGVFCPGCNHIPMRRERSTWICSKCNIKSKDAHIRALQDFAVIFNEPVKNKTLRRFLHIDSTTCMKNLLRSMNLTPSGPTNSATYHLPIPE, encoded by the coding sequence TTGATAAAAAAACCACGTACAAAGCCCCTAAAATTATTAAAATTGAACGCCATCTTACAAAGATTAGTACACAATCACCTGAAACACGGTGAATTACAAATCGAATTTGCAAGATATTCAGCAGGTTATAGAGGCGAAGTGGCATTAGATTATTATCTGCACGATTTAGATGAGAATTCATACTTCATTCTTCATGACTTGCGACTACCGAGAGATAGAGAAAAGAAATACTACTTTCAAATTGACTGTCTGATCCTTCATTCTTCGTTTGGCGTTCTGCTCGAAGTCAAAAATCTCTCAGGTGATCTATATTTTGATCATCTCTTCGACCAGATGAAAAGAACGAAAAATGGAGTAGATGAAACATTTCCTGATCCAGTAAGCCAGGTCCAACAACAAAAAATATATCTGGAAAGCTGGTTGAAAAAAAATCAGTTGCCTAAAATCCCGCTTTATTCCCTCGTTGTTCTAACAAATCCTAAATCTTTTATTACGTTATCACCGCATTATGGCAAAAAAGCGGCCCAAATTATTCGGACTAAGAGTCTAGCTAATAAAGTTCAACAAATTTCAACGTACCATCAAGAAATCCTTACGAAGAAGGACCTTTCAAAAATAACTACAAAACTATTCAAGCAACATGAAAGACATAGCCCCGATTTATTAAAAACCTACAACATCAATCACACGGACATTATCACTGGAGTCTTTTGTCCAGGCTGTAATCATATTCCTATGCGACGAGAGAGAAGTACTTGGATTTGTTCTAAGTGCAATATTAAATCCAAAGATGCTCATATTAGAGCTCTCCAAGACTTCGCAGTGATTTTTAATGAACCTGTAAAGAATAAAACGTTAAGACGTTTTTTACACATCGATTCAACTACTTGTATGAAAAATCTTCTGAGATCTATGAATCTTACCCCGAGCGGTCCAACTAATTCTGCAACGTACCATTTACCGATTCCTGAATAA
- a CDS encoding 2-oxoglutarate dehydrogenase E1 component yields the protein MSHQRSKSENPWQGLSGPNMAYILELYDQYSVDPESVDSSFKEKFDAWGPPIEGSESNQRTAQSFDGLDFEKLAAALKLAENIRTYGHLAANLYPVGEFPKDNHHIDPKEFNLSKEDLKAIPPSFIWKEAPSSVKDGYEAIQMLQEVYTKTIAYEFSHVHETEERQWLNTMVETSQHYPKFSAEDKKNLLTRLSEVEGFEKFLHKTFVGQKRFSIEGVDMLVPMLDEAAKEGCCDGAEHALIGMAHRGRLNVLAHVLGKPYELIFSEFHHSPNKELIPSEGSRGINFGWTGDVKYHLGASRLVETDQSHKIKISLANNPSHLEYVDPVVEGYTRAAQETRDKKGYPVQDTSKAFAILIHGDAAFPGEGIVAETLNLSRLRGYHTGGTLHIIANNLVGFTTDSGDSRSTKYASDLAKGFEIPIIHVNADDPEACIAAVHLAYEYRKKFQKDVLIDLIGYRRFGHNEMDDPSATQPRLYKQVNSHPTVRDVYAKQLVNEGVLSEEEVKSIENDVLTKHQTEYEKVQGRKEKFKLEDTRLPDPLSKALPDIDTTISVSDLQELTENMLKFPEDFNVYPKIKRILERRRKSFQGEKIDWGMAESLAFASILKDGTPIRITGQDSERGTFAQRHLVLNDSESGKKFSPLHAMDDIDVSFAIHNSPLSESSVVGFEYGYNVFAPETLVIWEAQYGDFANVAQVLFDQFLSAGRAKWGQKSGMVMLLPHGYEGQGPEHSSARLERFLQLGAENNWTVANVSTASQYFHLLRRQAKLLSMDEVRPLVVMTPKSLLRDTKVASMAEAFESDHFMPLLQQPGLGKEKDKVKKILLCSGKIAIDLEKALEQDQVARTEMHIVRVEQIYPFPEEEMNALLKEYPNVEDLIWVQEEPKNMGSWLYIEPKLRAVAPQAHVSYIGRQERSSTAGGEPDIYKKEQEQIIQTSLALDIQSREGGREHV from the coding sequence ATGAGTCATCAACGTTCCAAATCAGAAAATCCTTGGCAGGGACTAAGTGGACCAAATATGGCCTACATCCTTGAACTATATGATCAATATAGTGTGGATCCGGAATCTGTTGACAGTTCATTCAAAGAGAAATTTGATGCTTGGGGGCCTCCGATCGAGGGCTCTGAATCAAATCAACGTACTGCACAGAGTTTTGATGGATTGGATTTCGAGAAATTAGCAGCTGCACTAAAATTAGCAGAAAACATTCGCACATACGGTCACTTAGCAGCTAACTTATACCCTGTAGGGGAATTTCCGAAAGATAACCACCATATTGACCCGAAAGAATTTAACTTATCAAAAGAAGATTTGAAAGCGATACCACCTTCCTTTATTTGGAAAGAAGCGCCATCTAGTGTTAAAGACGGCTATGAAGCGATCCAAATGCTTCAGGAAGTGTATACCAAAACCATCGCTTATGAGTTCAGTCATGTACATGAGACTGAAGAACGCCAATGGTTAAACACCATGGTTGAAACAAGCCAACACTATCCTAAATTTTCGGCTGAAGATAAGAAGAACCTTTTAACACGATTGAGTGAAGTTGAAGGTTTTGAGAAATTCCTTCATAAAACATTCGTTGGACAAAAGCGTTTCTCTATCGAAGGCGTTGATATGCTGGTACCTATGCTTGATGAAGCAGCTAAAGAAGGATGCTGTGACGGAGCTGAACATGCTTTGATCGGAATGGCACACCGTGGGCGTCTAAACGTACTTGCTCACGTGCTTGGCAAACCTTACGAATTAATTTTCTCAGAATTTCATCATTCTCCAAACAAAGAGCTAATTCCTTCTGAAGGTTCGAGAGGAATTAACTTTGGTTGGACTGGAGATGTAAAGTACCATTTAGGTGCAAGCCGTTTAGTTGAAACAGATCAATCTCATAAAATTAAAATCTCACTTGCAAATAACCCAAGTCACTTAGAGTATGTAGATCCAGTAGTTGAAGGATATACAAGAGCAGCTCAGGAAACACGTGACAAAAAAGGTTATCCGGTTCAAGATACTTCTAAAGCCTTTGCCATCCTTATTCATGGTGATGCTGCATTTCCAGGTGAAGGAATCGTTGCTGAAACATTGAATTTAAGTCGCCTTAGAGGATATCACACGGGTGGAACACTTCATATCATCGCGAACAATCTAGTAGGTTTTACAACAGATAGCGGCGATTCTCGTTCAACGAAATATGCGAGTGACCTTGCAAAAGGATTTGAGATCCCGATTATTCACGTTAATGCAGATGATCCAGAAGCATGTATTGCAGCTGTACATCTTGCTTATGAATATCGTAAAAAGTTCCAAAAAGACGTTCTGATCGATCTGATCGGATATCGTCGTTTCGGTCACAATGAAATGGACGATCCATCAGCAACACAGCCAAGATTGTATAAACAAGTAAACAGTCATCCGACAGTTCGTGACGTTTATGCAAAACAGCTCGTTAATGAGGGAGTACTTTCTGAAGAAGAAGTAAAGTCCATTGAAAATGATGTATTAACAAAGCATCAGACTGAATATGAAAAAGTTCAAGGTCGTAAAGAAAAATTCAAATTGGAAGACACACGACTTCCTGATCCGTTATCGAAAGCACTTCCTGATATCGATACCACAATCTCAGTTAGTGATCTTCAAGAACTTACAGAGAACATGCTTAAGTTCCCAGAAGACTTTAACGTTTACCCTAAAATCAAGAGAATCCTCGAACGCAGACGCAAGTCTTTCCAAGGGGAAAAGATCGATTGGGGTATGGCTGAATCATTAGCTTTCGCTTCCATTCTTAAGGATGGAACACCGATTCGTATCACTGGGCAAGATTCTGAACGTGGTACATTCGCGCAAAGACACCTTGTTCTAAACGATAGTGAAAGCGGAAAGAAATTTTCTCCGCTGCATGCGATGGATGACATCGATGTTTCGTTTGCGATTCATAACAGCCCACTTTCAGAATCATCAGTTGTTGGTTTTGAGTACGGTTATAATGTGTTTGCACCTGAAACCCTTGTTATTTGGGAAGCGCAATACGGAGATTTTGCGAACGTAGCACAAGTTCTGTTCGATCAGTTCTTATCTGCTGGCCGTGCGAAGTGGGGGCAAAAATCAGGTATGGTAATGCTTCTTCCTCACGGATACGAAGGTCAAGGACCTGAGCATTCAAGTGCACGTCTAGAGAGATTCTTACAGTTAGGTGCAGAAAATAACTGGACAGTTGCTAACGTAAGTACAGCATCACAGTACTTCCATCTGCTTAGACGTCAAGCGAAGCTTCTATCGATGGATGAAGTTCGTCCGTTGGTTGTTATGACACCTAAGAGCTTGCTGCGTGACACGAAAGTGGCATCCATGGCGGAAGCTTTTGAAAGTGATCACTTTATGCCATTGTTACAACAGCCTGGTCTAGGCAAAGAAAAAGACAAAGTGAAAAAAATCTTGCTTTGCTCTGGTAAGATCGCGATCGATCTTGAAAAAGCGCTTGAGCAAGATCAAGTAGCAAGAACGGAAATGCATATCGTCCGTGTTGAACAGATCTATCCGTTCCCAGAAGAAGAGATGAATGCTCTATTAAAAGAGTATCCAAACGTTGAAGACTTGATCTGGGTGCAAGAAGAGCCGAAGAACATGGGATCATGGTTATACATCGAACCTAAACTTCGTGCAGTAGCACCACAAGCACACGTTTCTTATATTGGACGTCAAGAACGTTCGAGTACGGCTGGTGGGGAACCAGACATCTATAAAAAAGAGCAAGAACAAATCATCCAAACATCATTAGCACTAGACATTCAATCGCGAGAGGGAGGCCGTGAACATGTTTGA
- the rarD gene encoding EamA family transporter RarD translates to MKLNEHTKGIWYAAFSYLIWGFLPLYWKPLQSAGSVEILAHRILWSFLLMIAVMFLLKKKKTLIRDVKVLFSQKKQFISVLTASLLISGNWVMYIWAVNTDHVVEASLGYYINPLVSVILGMLVLKEKLNSWQLISFLLAASGVFLLTWQHGEFPWVAVSLALSFGLYGLVKKLGSFDSLTGLTFETMFVFPLALLYLVYLQWNGEASFISGGTSTTLLLWGAGLVTAVPLLCFAQGVKRISMTMIGFLQYIAPTIMLVLGVFLYQETFSKIHVISFTMIWVALLIFTVSKTKWANYLINRKKQNSLSAKI, encoded by the coding sequence ATGAAATTAAATGAACATACGAAGGGTATATGGTATGCCGCTTTTTCTTATTTAATATGGGGATTTCTTCCGCTATATTGGAAGCCACTCCAATCCGCTGGTTCTGTGGAAATCCTGGCACATCGCATTCTATGGTCATTTCTTTTAATGATTGCGGTTATGTTCTTATTGAAAAAGAAAAAGACACTCATAAGAGATGTAAAAGTGCTCTTTAGTCAAAAAAAGCAGTTTATATCCGTGTTGACTGCTTCGCTATTAATTAGTGGAAATTGGGTCATGTATATCTGGGCGGTTAATACTGATCATGTCGTTGAAGCGAGTTTAGGCTATTATATTAATCCGCTCGTTAGTGTGATCTTAGGCATGCTTGTTTTAAAAGAAAAATTAAACAGCTGGCAGCTCATATCCTTTTTGTTAGCTGCTAGCGGTGTTTTTCTATTAACATGGCAACATGGAGAATTTCCTTGGGTAGCTGTTTCTTTAGCGCTTTCGTTTGGCCTGTATGGACTTGTAAAAAAACTTGGGAGTTTTGACTCGCTAACAGGTTTAACATTTGAGACGATGTTTGTCTTCCCATTAGCGTTACTTTATTTAGTCTATCTTCAATGGAACGGGGAGGCATCATTTATCTCTGGAGGCACTTCTACGACGTTACTTTTATGGGGAGCAGGTCTCGTTACTGCTGTACCTTTACTTTGCTTTGCGCAAGGTGTAAAGCGGATCTCGATGACGATGATCGGTTTTCTACAATATATTGCTCCTACAATCATGCTCGTTTTAGGTGTATTTTTGTATCAGGAAACATTCAGTAAGATTCATGTCATTTCATTCACCATGATATGGGTTGCACTCCTTATTTTTACGGTCAGCAAAACAAAATGGGCAAATTATCTCATAAATCGTAAAAAACAAAATTCACTTTCTGCGAAAATATAG
- a CDS encoding quinone oxidoreductase family protein encodes MKALVFDSFGGPEVLDYREINNPIIGDQDILVEMKAIGLNFADVYRRKGNYHLEGQPPYILGYEGAGIVKEVGSAVNGVSVGDRIAFADVPAANAELVSVPRDKAIPIPEGVSFESAASLLLQGLTAHYLTKDSFSIKKGDVALVHAAAGGVGQLLIQIIKLLGGKVIGLTSSEKKRQFALEAGADSVFLYNDNWKESVLSETSGKGVNVVYESVGSTIMDSFEVTVIGGTVVFFGMAGGDPVSIDPRMLMDTSKTLTGGDLWNVLTSHEERVKRSSELFEWIKNGDVKITETSFPLHEGEKAHEYLESRKSTGKILLIP; translated from the coding sequence ATGAAAGCTTTAGTGTTTGACTCTTTTGGTGGTCCAGAAGTTTTAGACTATCGAGAAATTAACAACCCGATTATCGGTGATCAAGACATTTTGGTCGAAATGAAAGCCATTGGCTTAAACTTCGCTGATGTTTATAGAAGAAAAGGAAATTATCATCTTGAAGGGCAGCCTCCATATATTCTCGGTTATGAAGGAGCAGGAATCGTTAAAGAAGTTGGTAGTGCTGTTAACGGTGTTTCCGTTGGAGATCGTATCGCATTTGCAGATGTACCTGCTGCTAATGCAGAACTCGTCTCTGTACCTCGTGACAAAGCAATTCCGATTCCAGAAGGCGTTTCTTTTGAATCAGCTGCCTCACTTTTATTACAAGGGTTGACTGCACATTATCTAACGAAAGACAGTTTTTCGATAAAAAAAGGTGATGTAGCCTTGGTTCATGCTGCTGCCGGCGGTGTTGGACAATTATTAATTCAGATCATCAAGTTGCTTGGCGGAAAAGTTATAGGTTTAACGTCTTCAGAGAAAAAGCGGCAATTCGCTTTAGAAGCTGGTGCCGATTCAGTATTCCTATATAATGATAATTGGAAAGAAAGCGTATTGAGTGAAACTTCAGGCAAAGGTGTAAACGTTGTTTACGAGTCGGTCGGTTCTACGATAATGGATAGTTTTGAAGTTACAGTGATTGGCGGAACCGTTGTATTTTTCGGTATGGCCGGTGGTGACCCTGTGTCCATTGATCCTCGTATGCTTATGGATACTTCTAAGACGTTGACCGGTGGAGACTTGTGGAATGTTCTAACCTCACATGAAGAACGTGTAAAGCGTTCAAGTGAGTTGTTTGAATGGATTAAAAATGGAGATGTAAAAATTACAGAAACATCTTTCCCCTTGCATGAAGGTGAAAAAGCTCATGAATATTTGGAGAGTAGAAAAAGTACTGGGAAGATCTTGTTGATTCCTTAA
- the odhB gene encoding 2-oxoglutarate dehydrogenase complex dihydrolipoyllysine-residue succinyltransferase — translation MFDVKVPELAESISEGTVAQWLKKEGDTVVKGEDLVELETDKVNIEISAERDGVLKNIKVEPGDTVAVGDIIASIVEGGASESAEPAAEEKTEEKAAPTQQKQEPIVEKDAAEEEVKASDRPIASPAARKLAREKGIDLSEVNARDPLGRVRTEDVKRHAEGGSTEKAAPASKPAASASKPATSVEAVNPEKPVERVKMSRRRQTIAKRLVEAQQTAAMLTTFNEVDMTAINEVRARRKDKFYEQNGVKLGYMSFFTKAVVGALKKFPAINAEIQGDEMVLKKFYDIGIAVGAEEGLVVPVVRNADRLSFAGIEKEIGNLAEKARSKKLSLEDLQGGSFTITNGGIFGSMLSTPILNAPQVGILGMHTIQWRPVAIDKERMENRPMMYIALSYDHRIVDGKEAVSFLTTIKSLLEDPESLLLEG, via the coding sequence ATGTTTGACGTTAAAGTTCCGGAATTAGCCGAATCAATTTCAGAAGGTACAGTAGCACAATGGCTTAAAAAAGAGGGCGACACCGTTGTTAAAGGCGAAGATTTAGTAGAGCTAGAAACAGATAAAGTTAACATTGAGATCAGTGCCGAGCGAGATGGCGTTCTAAAAAATATTAAAGTTGAACCAGGTGACACTGTAGCCGTTGGTGATATTATCGCTTCAATCGTAGAAGGCGGTGCGTCTGAATCTGCAGAACCAGCTGCAGAAGAGAAAACGGAAGAAAAAGCAGCTCCAACTCAACAAAAACAAGAGCCAATCGTGGAAAAAGACGCGGCTGAGGAAGAAGTAAAAGCTTCTGACCGTCCGATCGCATCTCCTGCTGCGCGTAAGCTTGCTCGTGAGAAAGGCATCGATCTATCTGAAGTGAATGCTCGCGATCCTCTAGGACGCGTTCGCACGGAAGATGTAAAACGTCATGCTGAAGGTGGAAGCACAGAGAAAGCTGCTCCGGCATCTAAGCCAGCAGCATCAGCTTCTAAACCAGCTACTTCTGTTGAAGCGGTAAATCCTGAGAAACCTGTAGAGCGCGTGAAGATGTCCCGTAGACGTCAAACGATCGCTAAACGTTTAGTTGAAGCTCAACAAACTGCAGCTATGCTTACAACGTTTAATGAAGTTGATATGACGGCGATCAACGAAGTTCGTGCTCGTCGTAAGGACAAGTTCTATGAGCAAAACGGTGTTAAACTAGGATACATGTCATTCTTCACGAAAGCTGTTGTAGGAGCACTGAAAAAGTTCCCTGCAATCAATGCTGAGATTCAAGGGGATGAAATGGTTCTTAAGAAATTCTACGATATCGGTATCGCAGTAGGAGCTGAAGAAGGATTAGTCGTACCAGTTGTTCGTAACGCTGACCGCCTAAGCTTCGCTGGTATCGAAAAAGAAATCGGGAACTTAGCTGAGAAGGCACGTTCTAAGAAGTTATCCTTAGAAGACCTTCAAGGTGGTTCATTCACTATTACAAACGGTGGTATCTTCGGATCAATGCTTTCAACACCTATCTTGAATGCACCTCAAGTTGGTATCCTAGGCATGCACACGATCCAATGGAGACCTGTAGCGATCGATAAAGAGCGTATGGAAAACCGTCCGATGATGTACATCGCGCTTTCTTATGATCACCGTATTGTAGATGGAAAAGAAGCAGTAAGCTTCTTAACAACAATTAAATCACTTCTGGAAGATCCAGAATCACTTCTTTTAGAAGGTTAA